CGGTATAACACAAAAATACGGAGAGCACCATCCACACCGTCTGAATTTTACTATTTGTAATTTTTTTTTCAACAAAAAGCATGAAATTGCGATTGAGCAATCAAAATTAAACCATTCAAATACGCGGCTTGTTATGCCCGTATCAACTTAAAGTTAACGAATTGTAAAGCCAGGGAGCATTATCGCATTTTCAGTATTCTTGCAAAACAATCAACACAACATTCTAATAAACAGAACATTAAATAGAATAAAATCAAATCATCAACTTTCAACCGGAAACAAAAAGCCCCGCAAACGCTGGTGTAAGCCTACTTTACTGAACCATCGTTAACAGGCGGGCCGGGCGGGCAGGCCAGACGCTCAAAATATTACAAATAGTAAAACAAAACACATGACCCCCAAGGCAACATCCATGGTATTCACCGGCACCGGCCAGCCGTTCCGGAAAAAACAATCCAGTCTTCCGTACCCCGGTCCGGGTGAGATACTGGTGCAGATCACCTATACCACAATCTGCACCAGTGACCTTCACACGTATTCCGGACGACGCAACGCCCCATGCCCTTGTGTATTGGGACATGAGATCATTGGCCGCATTGCAGTTTGCGGAACAGGTAAGCATACAGACGATACCGGAATACCGTTATATGCCGGCGACCTCATTACCTGGTGCGTATATGCCGTTGACGCCACCAGCGAAATGGCACGCAAAGGCATGCCTCAAAAATCACCCGGCCTTTATAAATACGGGCATCAGCAATTTTCAGATACGGATAGCCTCAATGGCGGCTTTGCGAGTCATTGCCTGTTAAAAAAGGGAACGGCAGTTTTTAAACTACCGGATGCGATCAACCCCAAAATAGCAGCGCCCATCAATTGTACGCATGCTACCATTGCCGGCGCCCTGCGACTGGCGGGCAGTGTGGCCGGCAAAAACAT
The sequence above is a segment of the Niabella agricola genome. Coding sequences within it:
- a CDS encoding zinc-binding dehydrogenase, which translates into the protein MTPKATSMVFTGTGQPFRKKQSSLPYPGPGEILVQITYTTICTSDLHTYSGRRNAPCPCVLGHEIIGRIAVCGTGKHTDDTGIPLYAGDLITWCVYAVDATSEMARKGMPQKSPGLYKYGHQQFSDTDSLNGGFASHCLLKKGTAVFKLPDAINPKIAAPINCTHATIAGALRLAGSVAGKNILVTGAGMLGLSACAMAKAGGAAHVYTLDQHPDRLAFSKKFGITQTFSSNLTTHEIDARLSATEKIDVVIDTTGRPEVMTKGLELLSTGGCAIWVGAVFTQPATRVNAEMVVRKLLTIKGLHNYTIPDLEAAVGFITLHQHDYPFDALVGATFALDHLNEAFAAAGNGSYYRVGISQ